The following are encoded in a window of Desulfuromonas sp. genomic DNA:
- the sfsA gene encoding DNA/RNA nuclease SfsA: MKLPTPLHKGFLLKRYKRFLADVELDDGAVVTAHTPNTGSMLQCAVPGHEVLISVSENRARKLPYTLELIRVNGYWVDTNTQRANRVVEEGLRCGNVRGFEGCLVNPEFRFGKSRIDFMLQSDQFRALLEVKNVTLLDGSGRACFPDAVTVRGQKHLRELISAAEQGWRAIIFFLVQRGEADAFAPADHIDAEYGRLLRQAIEQGVEAVAMRTRVSQDEVSLDCSIPVEI, encoded by the coding sequence GTGAAGCTGCCGACGCCATTGCATAAAGGTTTCCTCCTGAAGCGCTACAAGCGTTTCCTGGCCGATGTCGAACTGGACGACGGAGCCGTTGTGACGGCGCATACGCCGAATACCGGCAGCATGCTTCAATGTGCGGTGCCGGGCCATGAAGTCCTGATCTCGGTGAGTGAGAACCGGGCACGAAAGCTGCCGTATACGCTCGAACTGATTCGCGTCAACGGCTACTGGGTCGATACCAACACCCAGCGGGCCAACCGGGTCGTCGAGGAGGGCTTGCGTTGCGGCAATGTCCGTGGATTCGAGGGGTGTCTGGTGAACCCCGAATTCAGGTTCGGCAAGAGCCGGATTGATTTTATGCTCCAGTCGGACCAGTTTCGGGCTTTGCTCGAGGTAAAAAACGTGACCTTGCTTGACGGCTCCGGCCGGGCCTGTTTCCCTGATGCTGTAACAGTTCGCGGCCAGAAGCATTTACGGGAACTTATCTCTGCTGCGGAGCAGGGCTGGCGCGCGATTATTTTCTTTCTGGTACAAAGAGGGGAGGCTGACGCCTTTGCCCCGGCTGATCACATTGACGCCGAATACGGACGACTGCTTCGCCAGGCCATTGAGCAGGGTGTTGAGGCCGTTGCCATGCGAACCAGGGTGTCGCAAGATGAGGTCAGTCTTGATTGCTCAATCCCGGTGGAGATATGA